The Penaeus vannamei isolate JL-2024 chromosome 2, ASM4276789v1, whole genome shotgun sequence region CAAAACACGCTCCTGTTTTTGAGAGGACATGCCACCTACAACCACTGCTGTCTTGATATCTGTGTTCACTAGCACTGCTAAAAGGTGACTGTTTATctggagaagtaaaaaaaaggctTTCAGTCTCTAGGCAAAGCTAATTTGTGTATGCAATTTCAACAGAAGCAATAAAAGTTATCCTTTAGGTATATTCATTATgaagatatttagataaacattTACAAAAAATCTCACCTGAACTGCAAGTTCTCTTGTGGGTGTAATGATTAGAGCTCGTAGCTTCCTCCGAGGATATTTCTGAATCTTGTCCTCATTCAGAAAGTCAAATTTAACATCTTTAATAACCCTAACACACCCAAAACCTTGATTTTCCATCTCCTCATCATCCCCTTCATCTGCTTCTATTTCAGAATCATTTTCAAAAGATTCTACTTCATCTGGGAACTCAAATGGTTCCTGTATTTCCTCTTCAGTTTCAAAATCTAATTCTTTGggttcatcctcttcctcgtcacTGTCTTCTAAGTTTTCACCATTTAAATATAAGGCTGAAGGATCTAAAACTTCAACACCCTCTTCATCTATTGAGACATTGTCCTCACTGTCGTtgtcattgtcatcctcatcgtcatcttcatcatcctcctcctcatcatcttcatcctcatcctcatcctcatcttcatctccaaTCTCATCCTCCaactccacttccttctccctgtctcccatgTCATTCCCCTCAAAGTCGAAGCTTGAAGGATCTAACACTTCAATGGCATTCTCCCCAATGGGTACATCAAaaccctctatctctgtctcatccATTACATTCATATCATTCTCCTCTTTGTTTTCAATTTCTTCAACATTCATCCCCATGGCTGGCAATTTTCCATACTCTATCCCCTCCTCATCGTCACTACTCTCCAAGCCACTGTCATTACCATCAGCCTCACGCCCTTTGTCAAGCAGGATTCCATGAATGATAGGTATTCCGAAGGCAAGGGTCTTTCCACTACCTGTTTCTGCAGCTCCAATAATATCCATGCGACCTTTAATTGCTGGTGGAATAGTAAGTttctgcaaaagaaaaaaaaaatgatataactcaagatttcaataaatgaataaaggaataaaaggggTCATAATAATTCATTACCtcaaataaaataatgatcaagAAGTCCTTACTTGAATCTCTGTTGGCTCCAAAAATCCTAGTTTTGCAATGGCTTCTATCACAGGCTCTGGGGTGTAAATACTCAACCAGGATGATACgtcaacctccttctcctctgtctggTTAGTTCCATGGTAACTGGCTTTGTCATAGCGTGCCTTTTTAGTCTTTGCTGGAGCCAACccacccttcttttttctctttctcctagaTGTCTTTTTGACGTCATCTTCCTTTGACTGATTGCCTACCTCTTCTAGGATAGGTGGAGTTTCTAACTTGCTGTCAGTGTGGTTCTCACTACTTTCACCAATTTCCTCTGCTGCATCCAAGTCCAGGTTCTCCACATTACTGTTAGTATTTGTTTTGatgacctttttcttttttttcttctttactttcttcttttcagaAGCATCTTCACTTTTCTCTATCTTATATTTTTCATAAACCTCTTCAGTCTGCTTTGCTtctgcttgtttcttcttcttcttcttctgcttcttctgtacGTGGATAATTAAACATGTTAAGCAAATAAGTTTAGTAGCTGCAAATGTGACATAACAGGTGCAATGACAGTAACAAATATAGTATAGTTATCAATATCTAACAataagatatagataataataataacaacaacaacaacaacaacaataataacaacaacaacaataataatagtaaaaatagaaatagcattaataataataataataataataataataataataataataataataataataataataataataataataataataataataataataataataataataataacaataacaatcatcatcattattaccacctccatgataatcatcatcatcacaacaacaataaatattcaaataacaacaattaacaataacaagagcaaaagTGAAACATAGCTTACCTCTTTCACAATTTTACCATTTTTCCACACTTCCCTCTTTACTTTGCCTTTCGTCTTGTCAAATTTCAATAATGTACAAGACTTTATTTCTTCAAATCCTAAAAGACCATCAAACTCTGGAGTAAAATCTATGGGCGTCGATGCAAGACTCTCGGCACTTTGCCCTGCCTTTTTCTTCCCCATTGTGTTATCTTTAAGTCTgcaaagaagataataaagaaggaTCAGGTTGAACGAGCCAGATAGAGAAATATGGCATGATCACTCCATAAATAGTTCCTTCAGGAGCTATGGTGTTGTGTGTAagcaacatgtgtgtgtgtgcacacaggtgtatgtctatatatgtatatatatctatatctatatctaagcaTGTATGTAggcctttgtatgtatgtatgatgtatgtatatatgtatgtatgtaggcctttatatgtatgatgcatgtatatatgtatgtatgtatatatgtatgtatgtatgtatgtatgtatgtatgtatgtacatatgtatatatatgtatatatgtatgtatgcatgtatgtacgtatgcatgtatgtatgtatgtacatgtatgtaattatgcatgtatgtatgtatgtacatgtatgtgtgtgcgtatatatgtgtatgtatgtatgcatgtataaatgtatatgtatatgtgtacttacgtatatacacgcacgcacgcacacacgcacgcacgcatgcacacacacacacacacacacacacacacacacacatacacacacacacacacacacacacacacacacacacacacacacacatatatatatatatatacatacatacatacatacaaacatatacatatacatacatatatatatatatatatatatatatatatatatatatatatatatatatatatatatacacatatacatacatatacatacatatacaagtatataaatgtatgtgtgtgtgtgtgtgtttataaatctatatctatatctatatctatctatctttgtatatatatatatatatatatatatatatatatatatatatataaacaaataaataaataaataaataaataaataaatatacataaatgcatatatgtacatatattcatatatgtttatatgattatgtatgcatacatgtatacatgtatatgtgtacatatatgtgaatatgtgtatatatgtatatatgtgtatatatgtgtatatatgtatataaatgtatatatgtatatatgtacagaagtatgtatatttatatgtatatatgtatatatctacctatatctatctatccatccatccatccatccatccatccatccatccatccatccatccaaccttgGCCTTAGATGAAATAGTCTGCagagttaatatatgtataataaaattcCATTAACCCTAGAACAACAACCTTCAATTCAGGTAACACCATTGCCAACTGAGGGAATAGTCTACCATActcaattttgaaaaaaaaaaaaaaaaaaaaaaaaaaaaaaatatatatatatatatatatatatatatatatatatatatatatatatataaaacaaatgtaaAGGTTTATTGAAATAAATTTACCTAATGGCACTTCAGATATTGTACTTTGACTTGAGATTATGCAGAACTaaaaaatttattattttggTGTGCAGTTCAGTTTCTAAAAAATgttaaattttttcttttcttttcctttctttgaataaataaatgaatacgaaAAACAAATTGTTACAGAGTgacgcaccctcccagagactaagtcgaaaaaaattgaTGTTTATCTGCcagaaatccaatgatttcatcaattttcagtgttgtttcttctgtgaatgaatcgttcaggagatcgagtaacATTTCTCCACTgacaatcttgatttgatagtcccgttagcaggggaaggcatgaagtatatcagggagaTTATGGGGTAGAACAGgcttaaataaaaagaataaagatcaaaaatgcataaaactagcatAAAAAAACAATGGCCAATGAATCTCTACGGATGTAACCTCCATCTTTGAATTCTACGGGCTGATGTGCCAGAaataaactctacgggaacccaaccccaCTTTtcggcaaaactctacgggaattcccacgttccaaaccccccaaaaaacatatTGACCAAAAAAACAACctaataaatcaatataaattgctGTGACTAGGCGTGCCTGAGGGAAGGGATGATGGGGGGGAAGCCCCCAACACCCctgggacacattctctccaccttggtatgtacggcaagataagAGCTGCATATACATGGTAAAATAACAAACCAAATACTTTTATATCCAGATATGTCAAACTTTCATTGCTTCACCTTTTTTGTCATTCAGAGCTCTCGATGGacccagatataaaactgggatcgttactaaagtctaattattcttcgatgccactgtaaaaatcttaaaaagaacccagaatcaacataacactggaaacgcaacatttctcactggcGTTTTGTCTTGAAATGAGCACATGCCATGGTGTGTGATCTGGCAACAGGAGCAAGAAAATATGACTCAATGCACATGATTCTATATAAGGGTAcagataaatattaaaataagcAAGTGaggtataataacattaataaacgactttaaaggcataaatgtgtaacagcagacacagataattagtaAAATATTGTTTTGACAAGTGTATAGTAATACGTGAACTAGTTTGACAACGTAATAATGCGTTCACGAGgcagtgttgtgtttttcttcacACGGTAAACAAGCTGATGGACTGATGGACGGTGTCCATTTATGTCAAGGTAcccattccatattttttttttttttactgtaaccctgattgttatcTGCAGTAATTTTACTATTTCTTTAtaccttccctttccttgttttgtgtttttacATTAAAATTGGTCTTCTATCTACTGTAGGTTGTTTATTCTTTCAGATTCCCTATTCATTAACTTATTCATTCTTAACAATCTAACTACATTACTGCCTCTTTACAAGAAACGTCTGGGCATGAGCGTTTTCAAGTGCCAGGTTTCACAGTAGAATCCTGGCCATTCCATGAAAGGAAACCTGTGAGGAATGTTTAGTTTTTCAGTGTTGCATCAATTCTAgattattcttaagactatacagtggcaatgaaggtgaagagaatgtattctggggggtgttggggcagAGCCCCCCCAACACCCACAAAGATAACGAGATCGTTAGACGGACGTATTTCAAAATATTACCCTGTGATTTACACTCTTTATCTGCTAGCTAATATGGTGAAATTGTGAAATCCACAAAACTGCATGTCTAGTTCAATTTTGAGCAACACGATCGAAATGGATTTAAATAGATCACTGATATTAAAGTTTACTACGAAAAATTCTGTTTTCCGTAGCAATCTCTAACATTTACCGAAAACAGCTTATATTTCCTGAAGTTCGGCAGCTTAACCAATAATGAGGAGAATGAACATAAAGGCAAAGTTATGCTGATATGTTTACACTCACCCGACCACACGTGTTGCTATTTCACATCCGTCACAGGTTCACAGCATTCTGTTTACACTATTTATCCTATTTCAAAATCTGGCAAGAGCTTACTTACCCTATTTCAAAATTAATAATTATTCAGATATATTACAAGATAATAAATATTTTCACTTATCtttagataataattatgatggggaaaaaaaagtttgtacAAAAATAGAACACATATACTTCTGTGCGCTTTATATGTTTTTCACCATTTTATATTTAGTGCTAGAATAACATTTGCACACAAATCATATTCACGACTAAATACAGAAAGACGAATAAAAGAAGCAATAGCTTATAGTTACTATCCCTCCATTCATGAGTAGCAGATGGGAACGAATATCAGCTGAGTGCAAAATGTAAACAGAGGGGTGTTCGGTAAGTACCCCACAGAATATCTAAATGTCCTTGtgagtctaaaaccctataaaagaagaaagaagaagaaatgtccTTGTAGCTTTTCGAGTGACGTGAAGACAATTTAACAGACACAACTCTTAACCCAGATCCTGGAGAAAACCCTTGGCATAAGTGATATGTACTACGATTCTCAACCAAACAGAAGACCACGAGAAAACAGTGACAGCGAAGAAAACCCACATCCCAAACATCCACGGAAAAACAAAACCGGCAGGAACTTCATGGAACAAAACCCGATCACAACCGatgacacacaaatgcacaggcAAGCGAATCAAAATGTAGTTCTAATCAAATTGATATGTAGTTCTGATTAATTTGAATGTGAAACCTCAAACTTCAGTAACCCAAATGCTTTATTTAATACATAAAGAGCAACAAGATTTGATAGGGTTATGTGTGACCTGgcttaacgaaaaaaaaaaaaaataattaaaaaaaatatggtatgattagaaaagacagaagagaacaaATGGTGAGGGTTAAGCATTCtgcataaaaaaattataatttgagTTTAAATTACATTTAAGAGACATTTATACAAGAATTTGAAGTAGTGAAAATAAAAGTTAATTACAGAAACAAATGATTAGATAtacttcttttttataattaatttgATAATACAAGTAAAGAAATTCTAGAATACTGTgcagaagaaattgaagaaccaaaaatgataatgggagATGTTAATGCACATCACTTATATTGGAACCCAAGTTTAAACCCTAGACTATCAAACAttacaggaaaaaaaattgaatttgTTAGCCAAAATAATGTAATTTTACTAACACCTCCAGAGCAAATTACATGAATAGATCCCAGTAATGCAAGAGGAAGTTTATTTGTTCTAATAATAACCTCACCCACATTAAGTCATTTGTGTAGAAACATGACCGAATTTAGGCAGTTATCATTTTCCAGTAATCATAAAAGACAATCTCTCGCCCCAAAACACAAtctaaaggaaagaaatggaaattaatagaagatggaaggaggcagTACCAAATTGAGCTGAAAAGTAAAATTTTGAAGGCATAAAATTTTTAAAAGAATTAACCAACTTATTAAAAAAcactggattattttttttttagttttgaaaatgataatataattaacaaGCCAAACAAACCATGGTGGAATAACAATTGCACTGAAAtgataaagcaaataaacaaagcatataacaagtagagagagagagaaaaaaattagcaGTAGCTATaacaataaatcaagaaaaaagaaaaccctgGGAAAATTTGTGCACCTCACTAAACTTCAAAACACCTACTAGAAAAGTATGACACTTTTTTAAAAGCTTTAATGGTAAAAATGCAACTATAGAATATCCTATAGTACACAATGATACACCAGTATCAGATACATTGTCAAAACTAGAAATATTCAAAGAAGAGTTTAATGGAGTATGTAACTGGAAGCTAAGTAGCTTtatagacattacctatttactcatacatgagcaatgatagcaaagttttacacacattcCCTCTGGGCATTCAGTGAATATTGATGTAGCAATGCAAATCTGGTCAGAAGTGCTGAGGTTTATttatgagagatagaaaaatgcactactgcattgataTGGATGAATAACCTCatgaccaggactcgaacctggaACAGTGCAGGTATGAAAGTGCAAGATTGGTGTAGCACTGGTCTCCTTGATGAATAAGTCCTTGTTAGACTTCTgtgtaaacaaaatcaataaaatagtGCCAAAGTGAACAATACATGTTTGCAGTGTTAGTGAGTAAAtaaattatcatttatcattctgATGTCCTCAAATAGAACTTTACTAGAAATTCACTTTAATTAATCATGTGACCATAGCACAAGAAAAATAAGCATTTTGTAATTCGTTGATGGCAAACGACAGACTTTATAATAAGCAATTTAGTCCTTTTGCAATTTTAGCATCTCAAAAAGCTAATTTATGTCCTAAGAAAATTACCACTGCACTGTACAAACTTATTCCAAAGTTACACAACCTAATTCCCCCAGAGTTTTCTACCAAAATTTCTAACATGTCCCTACAGTACTCTAGATGATGATATACAAGTTTATTATTCTGTTAATGAAACATTTATGCACtcttcccccatatatatatatatatatatatatatatatatatatatatatatatatatatatatatatatatatttatatttatatatatatatgtatatatatgtataaatatatattatataaatatatatatatatatatatatatatatatatatatatatatatatatatatatatatatatgtgtgtgtgtgtgtgtatatatgtatatatatgtatatacatgtatatacatgtatatatatgtatatacatgtatatatgtgtatatatatgtatatatgtatatatatatatatatatatatatatatatatatatatatatatatatatatatatatatatatatatatatatatatatatatatatatatatatatatttatatatatatatatatttatgtatttatatatatatatgtgtgtatatatatgtgtatatatgtatatatatgtatatacatgtatatataaagtatatatatatgtatatatatatatatatatatatatatatatatatatatatatatatatatatttatatatatatatatatatgtatgtatgtatgtatgtatgtatgtatatatatatatatatatatatatatatatatatatatatatatatatatatataaatatatatatatatacataaatatatatatacacacatatatatatatacataaatatatatatatacacacatatatatatatatttatgtatatatatatatatatatatatatatatatatatatatatatatatatatatatatatatatatatatatatatatatatatatatatatatatatatatatatatatatatatatatatatatatatatatatatatatatatatatatttatatatatatatatatatatatatatatatatatatatatatatatatatatatatatatatatatatttatttatttatgtatatatatatatatatatatatatatatatatatatatatatatatatatatatttatgtatatatatatttatgtatatatatatatttatgtgtatatatatatatatatatatatatatatatatatatatatatatattcatatatattcatatatatacatgtatatacatgtatatatttatgtatatacatgtatatatttatgtatatacatgtatatatttatgtatatacatgtatatatttatgtatatacatgtatatatttatgtatatacatgtatatatttatgtatatacatgtatatatttatgtatatacatgtatatatttatgtatatacatgtatatatttatgtatatacatgcatatatttatgtatatacatgcatatatttatgtttatacatgcatatgtttatgtatataaatgtatatatttatgtatatatatatatttatgtatatatatgtatatatttatgtatatatatgtatatatttatgtatatatatgtatatatttatgtatatatatgtatatatttatgtatatatatgtatatatttatatatatatgtatatatatgtatatatttatgtatatatttgtatatatttatatatatatatttatgtatatatatatttatatatatatatatatatatatttatatatatatatatatatataatatatatatatatatatatatatatgtatatatatatgtatatatatgaatatatgtatgtatatatttatgtatatgtatgtatatatttatgtatatgtatgtatatatttatgtatatatatgtatatatttatgtatatatatgtatatacatatgtatgtatatatatgtatatacatatgtatgtatgtatgtatatacatatttttatgtatgtatatatatatatgtatgtatgtatgtatatatgtatatatgtatatatatatatatgtatatatgtatacatatgtatatatatgtatatatatatgcatatatatatgtatatatatatatatatatatatatgtatatatatgtatatatatgtatatatgtatatatatatatatatatatatatatatatatatatatatatatatatatgtgtgtgtgtgtgtgtgtgtgtgtgtgtgtgtgtgtgtgtgtgtgtgtgtgtgtgtgtgtgtgtgtgtgtgtatgtgtgtgtgtgtgtgtttaaacacaaaattctctcttcttttgttgagttgccagttttcctGTTTTACTGGTAGAATTATCTGCTGAttcaa contains the following coding sequences:
- the LOC113826070 gene encoding ATP-dependent RNA helicase DDX24, with the protein product MGKKKAGQSAESLASTPIDFTPEFDGLLGFEEIKSCTLLKFDKTKGKVKREVWKNGKIVKEKKQKKKKKKQAEAKQTEEVYEKYKIEKSEDASEKKKVKKKKKKKVIKTNTNSNVENLDLDAAEEIGESSENHTDSKLETPPILEEVGNQSKEDDVKKTSRRKRKKKGGLAPAKTKKARYDKASYHGTNQTEEKEVDVSSWLSIYTPEPVIEAIAKLGFLEPTEIQKLTIPPAIKGRMDIIGAAETGSGKTLAFGIPIIHGILLDKGREADGNDSGLESSDDEEGIEYGKLPAMGMNVEEIENKEENDMNVMDETEIEGFDVPIGENAIEVLDPSSFDFEGNDMGDREKEVELEDEIGDEDEDEDEDEDDEEEDDEDDDEDDNDNDSEDNVSIDEEGVEVLDPSALYLNGENLEDSDEEEDEPKELDFETEEEIQEPFEFPDEVESFENDSEIEADEGDDEEMENQGFGCVRVIKDVKFDFLNEDKIQKYPRRKLRALIITPTRELAVQINSHLLAVLVNTDIKTAVVVGGMSSQKQERVLARGPDIVIGTPGRLWELLQQGNHHLCQLPYIRYLAIDETDRMVERGHFQELTKLLEVINSEESAKEKRQTFVFSATLTMIHKLPKRMNFKKKVVQMTSEIKIENLVRMIGIKKNRKVVDVTRTFGTAESLTEAKIFCDKEEKDYYLYYLLKQYPGRTLVFCNSIDCVRRLNNLFSILQCQPQPLHASMQQKQRLKSLERFSSNPRALLLATDVAARGLDIPNIQHVIHYQVPRTAETYVHRSGRTARATQEGLSVLFIDSSEISKYHQLCRTLNRETELPPFPTDIHIMKQVRERVNFARNLEKKEHTTRKQNVEEDWWKKMAKESMLDLDEEEYDEDFDREKKMKAARNKREINAMRAQMTQMLKKPLLSSNFSSRYPTQSGTLVNPFQSAQDLENSVGSVRTNNKAINLVKKESKDFSKLVKTVKIKPPLSRTSKKKMKGFEKRKLRREQEKKRFLKEREAERRGEM